The following proteins come from a genomic window of Streptomyces sp. GS7:
- a CDS encoding GntR family transcriptional regulator: MGKRDAQAVGAEGPVQFSVDRNSPVPLYFQLSQQLEAAIENGRLAPGSLLGNEIDLAGRLGLSRPTVRQAIQSLVDKGLLVRRRGIGTQVVHSQVKRPLELSSLYDDLEAAGQKPATRVLLNTTTEADAEVAAALGIAEGAEVALVERLRLTHGEPVAHLRNHLPVGLLKLETAALEETGLYRLMRSAGITLHSARQAVGARAATAEEAARLDEPEGAPLLTMQRTTFDDTGRPVEFGSHVYRASRYAFEFQLLVRP; this comes from the coding sequence GTGGGGAAACGCGATGCACAAGCCGTGGGAGCCGAGGGCCCCGTCCAGTTCAGCGTGGACCGGAACAGCCCGGTCCCGTTGTATTTCCAGCTGTCGCAGCAGTTGGAGGCCGCGATCGAGAACGGCAGGCTGGCGCCCGGCAGCCTTCTCGGCAACGAGATCGACCTGGCCGGCCGGTTGGGCCTGTCCCGGCCCACGGTGCGCCAGGCGATCCAGTCGCTGGTGGACAAGGGGCTGCTGGTCCGCCGCCGCGGCATCGGCACCCAGGTCGTCCACAGCCAGGTCAAGCGCCCGCTGGAGCTGAGCAGCCTCTACGACGACCTGGAGGCGGCCGGGCAGAAGCCGGCCACCCGGGTGCTGCTCAACACCACCACCGAGGCGGACGCCGAGGTGGCCGCCGCGCTGGGCATCGCCGAGGGCGCCGAGGTAGCCCTGGTGGAGCGGCTGCGACTGACCCACGGCGAACCGGTCGCGCACCTGCGCAACCACCTCCCCGTCGGGCTGCTCAAGCTGGAGACCGCGGCCCTGGAGGAGACCGGCCTGTACCGGCTGATGCGGTCGGCCGGGATCACCCTGCACAGCGCCCGTCAGGCCGTGGGCGCCCGCGCGGCGACCGCCGAGGAGGCCGCGCGGCTCGACGAGCCCGAGGGCGCGCCGCTGCTCACGATGCAGCGCACCACCTTCGACGACACCGGCCGCCCGGTCGAGTTCGGCTCGCACGTCTACCGCGCGTCCCGCTACGCCTTCGAGTTCCAGCTGCTGGTCCGGCCCTGA
- a CDS encoding SDR family oxidoreductase, translated as MPATPAARTAATTVSLVTGATRGIGREVVRRLAALGHTALLTGRSPDAVRRAADELREGGPDGARLDVRPLWLDVTDDRSVAIAAAQVADEFGRLDVLVNNAGTCYDTGQRAVTADLRAVREAAETNLYGPWRTAIAFAPLLRASAHPRLVNVSSEAASLTNMGGGTPAYSASKAALNALTRMLAAELRADGVLVNAVCPGWVATDMGGPGGRPVAEGAESVLYAATLPDDGPTGGFFRDGRPLPW; from the coding sequence ATGCCCGCCACCCCCGCAGCCCGGACCGCCGCCACCACCGTCTCCCTGGTCACCGGCGCCACCCGCGGCATCGGCCGCGAGGTCGTACGCCGGCTGGCCGCGCTCGGCCACACGGCGCTGCTCACCGGGCGCTCCCCGGACGCCGTGCGGCGGGCCGCCGACGAGCTGCGCGAGGGCGGCCCGGACGGCGCCCGCCTGGACGTGCGCCCGCTGTGGCTGGATGTCACCGACGACCGCAGCGTCGCCATCGCGGCGGCCCAAGTGGCCGATGAGTTCGGCAGGTTGGACGTTCTGGTCAACAACGCCGGGACCTGCTACGACACCGGGCAGCGCGCCGTGACCGCCGATCTGCGCGCCGTCCGCGAGGCCGCCGAGACCAACCTCTACGGACCGTGGCGGACGGCGATCGCCTTCGCGCCGCTGCTGCGGGCCTCGGCGCATCCGCGGCTGGTCAACGTCTCCAGCGAGGCCGCCTCGCTGACCAACATGGGCGGTGGCACCCCCGCGTACTCGGCGTCCAAGGCCGCGCTGAACGCGCTGACCCGGATGCTGGCCGCCGAGCTGCGGGCCGACGGGGTGCTGGTCAACGCGGTCTGCCCCGGGTGGGTGGCCACCGACATGGGCGGACCGGGCGGCCGGCCGGTCGCGGAGGGCGCCGAGAGCGTCCTGTATGCGGCGACCCTGCCCGACGACGGCCCGACGGGCGGCTTCTTCCGCGACGGCCGCCCGCTGCCCTGGTAG
- a CDS encoding MFS transporter, producing the protein MDSPQQHQLAAPHSSLPTPPAPDPAGRSHWGRLVATVLVSVAAVTPGLMAPALAAPVQQALHLSGTAFGAAVTCFFACTALGSFAARRIVPRLPVRAVLGAVGLLAAAVLAGLALAGHLWQLCLLLALAGLGNAFTQPVAARVIAADIAPGRHSFAGGLFGASLGAGPFLPGLLVTLVAAPYGWRPALWTAAGIALTSLAAAALARRPAADSPSAAASSGAGQAPRTAAVHSPRTTGRVVAAWSVAAALATIGSNVGSAYFIQIGTASGFSAGTAGTLQMLASVLGIAVRLGSGRQADRAPHRIPRTVAAMMLTGTAGLALITAGTPVTFLAGALLAVAGGWGWTGLLLAATMRLLPGESARAGAAMQGGLFAGAAIGPLSFGALSGQFGIPATVGLAAAGPLLGALLLIAGIRALAADARSAAGRPAPADTTACRRDGDRPAGRTGGPADR; encoded by the coding sequence ATGGACTCACCGCAGCAGCACCAACTCGCCGCCCCGCACTCCTCGTTGCCCACCCCGCCGGCTCCCGACCCGGCCGGCCGCAGCCACTGGGGGCGGCTGGTCGCCACCGTCCTGGTGTCCGTCGCGGCCGTGACTCCGGGGCTGATGGCGCCCGCCCTCGCGGCGCCCGTCCAGCAGGCCCTGCACCTGTCCGGTACGGCCTTCGGGGCGGCGGTGACCTGCTTCTTCGCCTGTACGGCGCTCGGGTCGTTCGCCGCCCGCCGGATCGTGCCGAGGCTCCCCGTGCGGGCCGTGCTCGGCGCCGTCGGCCTGCTGGCGGCCGCCGTGCTCGCGGGGCTGGCGCTGGCCGGCCACCTCTGGCAGCTGTGCCTGCTGCTCGCGCTCGCCGGTCTCGGCAACGCCTTCACCCAGCCGGTCGCGGCCCGGGTCATCGCCGCGGACATCGCGCCCGGCCGGCACTCCTTCGCGGGCGGCCTCTTCGGCGCGTCCCTCGGCGCCGGGCCGTTCCTCCCCGGGCTGCTGGTCACGCTGGTGGCGGCCCCGTACGGCTGGCGGCCCGCGCTGTGGACGGCGGCCGGGATCGCGCTGACGTCGCTGGCGGCGGCCGCACTGGCCCGCCGGCCGGCCGCCGACTCCCCGTCCGCGGCGGCGAGTTCGGGAGCGGGGCAGGCGCCGCGTACGGCCGCCGTGCACAGCCCCCGGACCACCGGCCGGGTGGTCGCGGCCTGGAGTGTCGCCGCGGCTCTGGCGACCATCGGCAGCAACGTCGGCTCGGCGTACTTCATCCAGATCGGCACCGCCTCCGGGTTCTCCGCCGGCACGGCCGGGACGCTCCAGATGCTGGCGAGCGTGCTGGGCATCGCCGTCCGCCTCGGCTCGGGCCGGCAGGCCGACCGGGCGCCGCACCGCATCCCGCGGACCGTCGCCGCGATGATGCTCACCGGCACCGCCGGACTCGCGCTGATCACGGCGGGCACCCCGGTGACGTTCCTGGCCGGCGCGCTGCTCGCGGTGGCCGGCGGCTGGGGCTGGACCGGGCTGCTGCTCGCCGCCACCATGCGGCTGCTGCCCGGTGAGAGCGCGCGGGCCGGGGCGGCGATGCAGGGCGGGCTGTTCGCGGGCGCGGCCATCGGGCCGCTGTCCTTCGGCGCGCTCTCCGGACAGTTCGGCATCCCGGCCACGGTCGGGCTCGCGGCGGCCGGCCCGCTGCTGGGCGCACTGCTGCTGATCGCCGGGATCCGCGCGCTGGCCGCCGACGCGCGGTCGGCGGCGGGGCGCCCGGCGCCTGCGGACACCACCGCATGCCGCCGGGACGGCGACCGCCCGGCCGGCCGTACGGGCGGCCCGGCGGACCGCTGA
- a CDS encoding LysR family transcriptional regulator translates to MDAHVRDLRYFLATAEELNFTRAAQRLFISQPALSKQIRQLEDGLRVKLFHRDRRTVTLTAAGTALLPRAREVVQLWDEAQRAVSDAAAAEAAVLTLGVSTSVGRGLLPAIRARFAERRPNWQVRVRQISWEDGTAGLADGTADLALLWLPFPEQAAFAVEVVATEPRWVALPAGHRLADSAEIPFAELLDEPFLALPESAGELRDYWLAVSERGGRPVRTGAVVASADETFEAVEAGLGVVLLAAGNAALYQRPGVVARPVGGLSPSRLALAWRPDDHRTVLRDVIEAVRQLPVP, encoded by the coding sequence ATGGATGCCCATGTGCGCGATCTGCGCTATTTCCTCGCCACCGCCGAGGAGTTGAACTTCACCCGGGCCGCGCAGCGGCTGTTCATCTCGCAGCCGGCGCTCAGCAAGCAGATCCGGCAGCTGGAGGACGGCCTCCGCGTCAAGCTCTTCCACCGCGACCGGCGCACGGTGACGCTGACCGCCGCCGGCACCGCCCTGCTGCCCCGGGCGCGCGAGGTCGTCCAGCTGTGGGACGAGGCTCAGCGGGCGGTCAGCGACGCGGCCGCAGCCGAGGCCGCCGTCCTGACGCTGGGGGTCTCCACGAGCGTGGGCCGCGGCCTGCTGCCCGCCATACGGGCGCGGTTCGCCGAGCGGCGCCCCAACTGGCAGGTTCGGGTACGGCAGATCAGCTGGGAGGACGGTACGGCCGGCCTCGCGGACGGCACGGCGGACCTGGCGCTGCTGTGGCTGCCGTTCCCCGAACAGGCGGCGTTCGCCGTCGAGGTGGTGGCCACCGAACCGCGCTGGGTGGCGCTGCCGGCCGGGCACCGGCTCGCGGACTCCGCCGAGATCCCGTTCGCCGAGCTGCTCGACGAGCCGTTCCTGGCGCTCCCGGAGAGCGCGGGCGAGCTGCGCGACTACTGGCTGGCGGTGTCCGAACGCGGCGGCCGGCCGGTGCGGACCGGTGCGGTGGTGGCCAGTGCGGACGAGACGTTCGAGGCGGTGGAGGCCGGGCTGGGCGTGGTCCTGCTGGCCGCCGGCAACGCCGCGCTCTACCAGCGCCCCGGCGTGGTCGCCCGCCCCGTCGGCGGTCTCTCCCCGAGCCGGCTCGCCCTGGCCTGGCGCCCGGACGACCACCGGACGGTGCTCCGCGACGTCATCGAGGCGGTACGGCAGCTCCCGGTCCCGTAG
- a CDS encoding VOC family protein, whose amino-acid sequence MSVRRVVPDIHLAPGGAPDALAENRAFYGLLGFEEVMNHGWVMTLASPSHPTAQLTFMTRDETAPVAPDLSIEVEDVDAVYAAVLASGARIVHPLQDEEWGVRRFFAVDPNGRVINVLGHRPPGPAAPSDHGN is encoded by the coding sequence GTGTCCGTACGCCGTGTCGTCCCCGACATCCACCTCGCCCCCGGCGGCGCGCCGGACGCGCTGGCCGAGAACCGCGCCTTCTACGGCCTGCTGGGCTTCGAGGAGGTGATGAACCACGGCTGGGTGATGACCCTCGCCTCGCCCTCCCACCCCACCGCGCAACTCACCTTCATGACCCGCGACGAGACCGCGCCGGTCGCCCCCGACCTGAGCATCGAGGTCGAGGACGTGGACGCGGTGTACGCCGCGGTGCTCGCCTCCGGCGCGCGGATCGTGCACCCGCTCCAGGACGAGGAGTGGGGCGTCCGCCGCTTCTTCGCGGTGGACCCGAACGGCCGGGTGATCAACGTCCTGGGGCACCGTCCCCCCGGCCCGGCCGCCCCGTCCGACCACGGCAACTGA
- a CDS encoding transporter substrate-binding domain-containing protein — protein MKRAVLLPALACLLALTAAAPAASYATPAPSPGAAPTAGVTAAGAPAADRPDRRPGSLLDAVPRRGVLRVCTTGDYRPFSYRDPRTGAYSGVDISMARDLAKSLDATPRYVPTTWAKLVGDLAAGRCDIGMGGVSVTLARARAVYFSEPTRTDGKTPIVRCADQGRYRTLEQIDRPGTRVVVNPGGTNEQFARAHLKKATITVHPDNTTIFDEIVAGRADVMMTDAGETRYQARVHPELCAVHPDRPFTFSEKAYALPRGDDAFLAYVNQWVHLATHDGTYRKYERAWMGK, from the coding sequence ATGAAGCGCGCCGTCCTGCTCCCCGCCCTCGCCTGCCTGCTCGCCCTCACCGCCGCCGCCCCGGCGGCCTCGTACGCCACCCCCGCCCCGAGCCCGGGGGCCGCCCCGACCGCCGGGGTGACGGCGGCGGGGGCGCCGGCCGCAGACCGGCCCGACCGGCGGCCGGGCAGCCTGCTGGACGCCGTCCCGCGCCGCGGTGTGCTGCGCGTGTGCACCACCGGCGACTACCGCCCCTTCAGCTACCGCGACCCCAGGACCGGCGCCTACAGCGGTGTGGACATCTCCATGGCCCGGGACCTCGCCAAGAGCCTGGACGCCACGCCCCGTTACGTCCCCACCACGTGGGCGAAGCTCGTCGGCGACCTCGCGGCCGGCCGCTGCGACATCGGCATGGGCGGTGTCTCCGTCACCCTCGCACGGGCCCGCGCGGTGTACTTCAGCGAGCCGACCCGCACCGACGGCAAGACGCCCATCGTGCGCTGCGCGGACCAGGGCCGGTACCGGACCCTGGAGCAGATCGACCGGCCCGGGACCCGGGTCGTCGTCAACCCCGGCGGCACCAACGAGCAGTTCGCCCGCGCGCACCTCAAGAAGGCCACCATCACGGTCCACCCGGACAACACCACGATCTTCGACGAGATCGTCGCCGGCCGGGCGGACGTGATGATGACCGATGCCGGCGAGACCCGCTACCAGGCCAGGGTCCACCCCGAGCTGTGCGCCGTGCACCCGGACCGGCCGTTCACCTTCTCCGAGAAGGCGTACGCGCTGCCGCGCGGCGACGACGCGTTCCTGGCGTATGTGAACCAGTGGGTCCACCTGGCCACGCACGACGGCACGTACCGGAAGTACGAGCGTGCGTGGATGGGGAAGTGA
- a CDS encoding bifunctional 4-hydroxy-2-oxoglutarate aldolase/2-dehydro-3-deoxy-phosphogluconate aldolase, which translates to MYRWEITRAALAQRVFAIVRSATYDEASATADTLLSAGITSLEISLTTPFALEAVTTLTRELGDDAVIGAGTVLDAVSARMAVDAGARFLVSPSLDAEVIRTAHRYGVPVFAGVSTPNEIVRGLELGADALKLFPATGRHPSWISDVRAALPQAPLLPTGGVTAETAPEWIAAGAVAVGMGSALSEGDRETVAKRAADLLVRLADAVPEQPGGERTMDLYGD; encoded by the coding sequence GTGTATCGCTGGGAGATCACCCGGGCCGCACTGGCGCAGCGCGTTTTCGCCATCGTCCGCAGCGCCACCTACGACGAGGCGAGTGCCACCGCCGACACCCTGCTGTCGGCCGGCATCACGAGCCTGGAGATATCCCTCACCACTCCGTTCGCCCTGGAGGCGGTGACCACCCTCACCCGCGAGCTGGGCGACGACGCCGTCATCGGCGCCGGTACGGTCCTTGACGCGGTGTCGGCCCGGATGGCGGTGGACGCGGGCGCCCGCTTCCTGGTCTCGCCGAGCCTGGACGCCGAGGTCATCCGCACCGCCCACCGCTACGGCGTGCCGGTCTTCGCCGGGGTCTCGACGCCGAACGAGATCGTGCGGGGCCTGGAGCTGGGCGCGGACGCGCTCAAGCTCTTCCCGGCCACCGGACGCCACCCGTCCTGGATCAGCGACGTCCGCGCCGCCCTGCCGCAGGCGCCGTTGCTGCCGACCGGCGGGGTGACGGCGGAGACCGCGCCGGAGTGGATCGCCGCGGGCGCGGTCGCGGTGGGGATGGGCTCGGCCCTGTCGGAGGGGGACCGCGAGACCGTCGCCAAGCGCGCCGCGGACCTCCTCGTACGGCTCGCCGACGCGGTGCCGGAACAGCCGGGCGGCGAGAGGACGATGGACCTCTACGGGGACTGA
- a CDS encoding ribonuclease domain-containing protein, with translation MRIPPRITKIGAAGALASALLLGGTAVAATPAVATTHTVAAHVRTVDDANDIGKVCYSQLPDQAHDTLNLIDQGGPFPYPGKDGSVFTNTEGVLPAQSAPDYYHEYTVITPGAPTRGARRIVTGEQPQEDYYTADHYKTFNLVDRSC, from the coding sequence ATGAGAATCCCCCCACGGATTACGAAGATCGGCGCCGCGGGCGCCCTCGCCTCGGCCCTGCTCCTCGGCGGGACCGCCGTCGCCGCGACGCCCGCCGTCGCCACGACCCACACGGTCGCGGCCCACGTCAGGACCGTCGACGACGCCAACGACATCGGCAAGGTCTGCTATTCCCAGCTCCCGGACCAGGCCCACGACACCCTCAACCTGATCGACCAGGGCGGCCCCTTCCCGTACCCGGGGAAGGACGGGTCGGTCTTCACCAACACCGAAGGCGTCCTCCCGGCCCAGAGCGCGCCGGACTACTACCACGAGTACACCGTCATCACCCCGGGCGCGCCCACCCGCGGTGCCCGGCGCATCGTGACCGGCGAACAGCCCCAGGAGGACTACTACACCGCCGACCACTACAAGACCTTCAACCTCGTCGACCGCAGCTGCTGA
- a CDS encoding VOC family protein, with protein MRVKDFDHLVLTVEDIERSLAFYCGPLGLEPVRVDEWRAGKAPFPSVRVTPSTIIDLITGPRSGSNVDHICLVVDPLDWQQVIDSGRFTVLEGPVGRYGARGEAQSIYVSDPDGNTVELRWYPQDVA; from the coding sequence ATGCGCGTCAAGGACTTCGACCACCTCGTGCTCACCGTGGAGGACATCGAGCGCTCGCTCGCCTTCTACTGCGGACCGCTCGGCCTGGAGCCGGTCCGGGTGGACGAATGGCGGGCCGGCAAGGCCCCGTTCCCCTCGGTGCGGGTGACCCCGTCCACCATCATCGACCTGATCACCGGCCCCCGCAGCGGGTCCAACGTGGACCACATCTGCCTGGTCGTCGACCCGCTGGACTGGCAGCAGGTCATCGACTCGGGCCGCTTCACGGTGCTGGAAGGCCCCGTCGGCCGGTACGGGGCGCGGGGCGAGGCGCAGTCGATCTACGTGTCCGACCCCGACGGCAACACCGTCGAGCTCCGCTGGTACCCGCAGGACGTCGCGTAA
- a CDS encoding helix-turn-helix domain-containing protein yields MTQLPDEPSGTAPEEFATVAPRLRDLRRRGGLTLEAAARRVGLSPAHLSRLETGQRQPSLPMLLALARTYGTTVSDLLGETAPEHDPIVRAGRTEPSEAGGWTYWTVGGAGRAMQSLRVRVPYRAQRELVRVHPGEEWLYVLSGRLRLTLGETAHVLDPGDAAHFDSLTPHRIAAAHRGGVELLFVHTLLQSGAAELCLGDGAPPHRGV; encoded by the coding sequence ATGACCCAGCTCCCCGACGAGCCCTCCGGCACCGCTCCGGAGGAGTTCGCCACCGTCGCCCCCCGGCTGCGTGACCTGCGACGACGCGGCGGCCTGACGCTGGAGGCCGCGGCCCGGCGGGTGGGCCTGTCGCCGGCACACCTGTCGCGGCTGGAGACCGGTCAGCGGCAGCCGTCGCTGCCGATGCTGCTGGCGCTGGCCCGTACGTACGGCACCACGGTATCCGACCTGCTCGGCGAGACCGCGCCCGAGCACGACCCCATCGTGCGGGCCGGGCGCACCGAGCCGTCGGAGGCCGGCGGCTGGACGTACTGGACCGTCGGCGGCGCTGGACGTGCGATGCAGTCGCTGCGGGTCCGGGTGCCGTACCGGGCACAGCGCGAGCTGGTGCGGGTGCACCCCGGCGAGGAGTGGCTCTACGTCCTCTCCGGCCGACTGCGGCTGACGCTCGGCGAAACGGCGCACGTGCTGGATCCGGGCGACGCCGCGCACTTCGACTCGCTGACCCCGCACCGGATCGCCGCGGCGCACCGCGGCGGTGTGGAGCTGCTGTTCGTGCACACGCTGCTGCAGAGCGGCGCCGCCGAGCTGTGCCTGGGCGACGGGGCGCCACCACACCGCGGGGTCTGA
- a CDS encoding DUF6126 family protein — MPENPTPASPAPSSPEPASAQYVENKPPRGLYVRVFVYVVATHVLLAFMSLLVIIAKSR, encoded by the coding sequence GTGCCCGAAAACCCCACCCCCGCTTCCCCCGCCCCCTCGTCTCCCGAGCCCGCCTCCGCGCAGTACGTCGAGAACAAGCCACCGCGCGGCCTGTATGTGCGGGTCTTCGTCTACGTCGTCGCCACCCATGTACTGCTGGCCTTCATGAGCCTGCTGGTCATCATCGCCAAGTCCCGCTAG
- a CDS encoding beta-N-acetylglucosaminidase domain-containing protein, protein MHRTRTAVATAFAVALAVIPLAGMSGPSRAAPAGSSDARDSPEDAAAVTPTPQSVRDRDDHITVTRSVTVVAGPRTDAPALALVTRTLKDAGARHVVRAGRAPSGGGQLTVYVDGAGAARALRELGARGTGGLPADGYALALGAGRIALAGRDATGTYYAAQTLRQLLPHRDRPGARVRGTVVRDWPATPLRGVIEGFYGTPWSHQARLDQLDFSAEHKMNIYVYSPKDDAYLREKWRDPYPSDRLAQLRELVDRARARHVEFTYALSPGLSVCYSSAADVQALTAKFGTLWDIGVRTFAVPLDDISYTRWNCAADKARFGTGGGAAGAAQAQLLNRVNRQFIARHPGAQPLQMVPTEYADLKSSPYKKALATRLDRNVLVEWTGVGVIAPTISVGQARQARELFGHRILLWDNYPVNDYVSKRLMLGPFNGRAPGVPGQLAGITANPMIQPAASELALHTVADYVWNDRAYDARASWRDAIRELAGGDARTESALRTFADVNYTSAINPHQAPELAAAIARFRKDGRPGRLDAVLRRLQNAPAVLRDRLDSRAFVRESGPWLDATRAWGVAARDALRLIEADRAGDTATARQLRGRIPELVRTAKSYVYVDMKGKRIPVVVGDGVLDTFVADALGGHGASRAARAR, encoded by the coding sequence ATGCACCGTACGCGCACCGCGGTTGCCACCGCCTTCGCCGTGGCCCTTGCCGTGATCCCCCTGGCGGGCATGTCGGGGCCGTCGCGCGCCGCTCCGGCCGGCAGCAGCGACGCCCGGGACAGCCCCGAGGACGCCGCCGCCGTCACCCCCACCCCGCAGTCCGTCCGGGACCGCGACGACCACATCACCGTCACCCGGTCCGTGACCGTGGTCGCCGGGCCGCGAACCGACGCCCCGGCACTGGCGCTGGTCACCAGGACGCTGAAGGACGCTGGCGCCCGGCATGTCGTACGGGCGGGGAGGGCGCCGTCCGGGGGTGGGCAGCTGACCGTCTACGTGGACGGGGCGGGCGCGGCCCGGGCGCTGCGGGAGCTGGGCGCGCGCGGCACCGGCGGGTTGCCGGCCGACGGGTACGCGCTGGCCCTCGGCGCCGGCCGGATCGCGCTGGCCGGCCGGGACGCCACCGGCACGTACTACGCGGCCCAGACGCTGCGTCAGCTGCTGCCGCACCGCGACCGGCCCGGCGCCCGGGTGCGCGGCACCGTCGTGCGGGACTGGCCGGCCACCCCGCTGCGCGGTGTGATCGAGGGCTTCTACGGGACCCCGTGGTCCCATCAGGCCCGCCTCGACCAGCTCGACTTCTCCGCCGAGCACAAGATGAACATCTACGTCTACTCCCCCAAGGACGACGCCTACCTCCGGGAGAAGTGGCGCGACCCCTACCCCTCCGACCGGTTGGCGCAGCTGCGGGAACTGGTGGACCGGGCGCGGGCGCGGCATGTGGAGTTCACCTATGCGCTCTCCCCCGGCCTGTCCGTCTGCTACAGCTCGGCCGCCGACGTCCAGGCGCTGACGGCCAAGTTCGGCACGCTGTGGGACATCGGCGTGCGGACCTTCGCGGTGCCGCTGGACGACATCAGCTACACCAGGTGGAACTGCGCCGCCGACAAGGCGCGGTTCGGGACCGGCGGCGGGGCGGCCGGGGCGGCGCAGGCGCAGCTGCTGAACCGGGTCAACCGGCAGTTCATCGCCCGGCATCCGGGCGCGCAGCCGCTCCAGATGGTGCCGACCGAGTACGCCGACCTGAAGTCGTCGCCGTACAAGAAGGCGCTGGCCACCCGGCTGGACCGGAACGTGCTGGTGGAGTGGACGGGCGTGGGCGTCATCGCGCCGACGATCAGCGTCGGGCAGGCGCGGCAGGCCCGGGAGCTCTTCGGGCACCGGATCCTGCTGTGGGACAACTACCCCGTCAACGACTACGTGAGCAAGCGGCTGATGCTCGGGCCGTTCAACGGGCGGGCGCCGGGGGTGCCGGGGCAGCTGGCCGGGATCACCGCGAACCCGATGATCCAGCCCGCCGCGTCCGAGCTGGCGCTGCACACCGTGGCCGACTACGTGTGGAACGACCGGGCGTACGACGCGCGGGCGTCCTGGCGGGACGCGATCCGGGAGCTGGCCGGCGGCGACGCCCGTACGGAGAGCGCGCTGCGCACCTTCGCGGACGTCAACTACACCTCGGCCATCAACCCGCATCAGGCGCCCGAACTGGCCGCCGCCATCGCCCGGTTCCGGAAGGACGGCCGGCCCGGGCGGTTGGACGCGGTGCTGCGCCGCCTCCAGAACGCGCCGGCCGTGCTGCGCGACCGGCTCGACTCCCGGGCGTTCGTCCGGGAGAGCGGGCCGTGGCTGGACGCCACCCGCGCCTGGGGGGTCGCGGCCCGCGACGCACTCCGGCTGATCGAGGCGGACCGGGCGGGCGACACCGCCACGGCCCGGCAACTGCGGGGACGGATCCCGGAGTTGGTCAGGACGGCGAAGTCGTACGTCTATGTCGACATGAAGGGGAAGCGGATCCCGGTGGTGGTCGGCGACGGGGTGCTGGACACCTTCGTCGCGGACGCGCTGGGCGGGCACGGCGCGTCCCGGGCGGCGCGGGCCCGCTGA
- a CDS encoding transcriptional regulator, protein MARPAAPRPSAAAVLDDAVRALAPDPDANRLVRRIATGEAPRSVFTTFALEQHQIIDADRISFQHLARRADGDPPMADFFDLLAQGEALALEQLAALADACGLTGRDLAAYQPRPGCQAYPSYAARLALSAEPADAAIAITANFSAWSGYCATVHTAMREHYDFSEAARGFFALFARPSPELASRARAAVQHGIDTGQARPAAAHRYGRLLQAYEVMFWNSVDE, encoded by the coding sequence ATGGCCCGACCCGCCGCCCCCCGGCCGAGCGCCGCCGCCGTCCTCGACGACGCGGTGCGCGCGCTCGCCCCGGACCCGGACGCCAACCGGCTCGTCCGCCGTATCGCCACCGGCGAGGCGCCGCGCTCGGTGTTCACCACCTTCGCCCTGGAGCAGCACCAGATCATCGACGCCGACCGGATCAGCTTCCAGCATCTGGCGCGCCGGGCGGACGGCGATCCGCCGATGGCCGACTTCTTCGATCTGCTCGCCCAGGGGGAGGCGCTGGCCCTGGAGCAGCTGGCCGCGCTGGCGGACGCCTGCGGGCTGACCGGCCGGGACCTCGCCGCGTACCAGCCGCGCCCCGGCTGCCAGGCGTACCCCTCCTACGCGGCGCGCCTCGCGCTGAGCGCCGAGCCGGCCGACGCCGCCATCGCGATCACCGCCAACTTCTCGGCCTGGAGCGGCTATTGCGCCACGGTCCACACCGCGATGCGGGAGCACTACGACTTCTCCGAAGCGGCCCGCGGGTTCTTCGCGCTGTTCGCCCGGCCCTCGCCGGAGCTGGCGTCCCGGGCCCGTGCGGCGGTGCAGCACGGCATCGACACCGGCCAGGCGCGGCCGGCGGCGGCGCACCGCTACGGGCGGCTGCTGCAGGCGTACGAGGTGATGTTCTGGAACTCGGTCGACGAGTGA